gaacccggtgagaACCCAACAGAGAAAACATAGAAACTTCTCACAGAAagaccagaaccagacccaGAACCAGAATCTTCCAGCTGGAGGTCACAGTGAGAGCCGCTGCCCACCGCTCcatgtttttaataaaataattagaGTTCTAATACAGTTTCTGATTCTGACACAAACTTTGAgtgaaacagtttttattttatttctgttactGGGTCACAACATGCAGCTGATTGATCACAGATCAGAAAACCCAAACCTGATCGATAAGTAATTAGAAAGGCTCATGCAGCTTATTGATCAGGACGCGGTGTGTCTCCGCTGAGAAAAGTAGAGCGCAGAGAGTGTGTCCCTCCGCGGCCGCTGAATCCCCTTTAACCCTTTTTAAGTCTTCTCTGTCCGCCGCAGTGACTCTGCCGGCCCGGTACCAGACCCGGCTGTCCGGTAACGGCCCGGCTGTCCGGTACCGGTCCGGGTGTCCGGTCTGCGGATGCACGCGGAGGATTTGCGCAGTTGCGGCTCCTCCTGACTCAGCGCTCTGATGCCGCACAATGACGACACACCGCACCCATTCAATCACACTTTACgtcataaacattaaaaaagacgcagaaaaaacaagaaaataaaataaaagaagcagaagaagaagaaataaagtgaaataaagtgaACTCACTCCATGACGAGCAGATCAGTCCGCAGCAGACAATCATCTGATCCACatccagacagaaaacagacccgcccactgaggaggaggaggaggaggagagagagagatgaggaagaggaggagagcggAGGAAgaataggaggaggaggaagaggtgggagaggggaggaaaaggaggaggaggaggaggatcttTCTATAATCTATAATCTATAATCATTTTAGCTACTCAGAATCTTCAGTCACATTTCAGTAAAAGTCAGACTGCTCAAATTAAAcagtttatttcttcttcttcttcctctttgtctttgcagtttttccttttcctgcttcttcttcttcttttcccgtTGCAGCTTTAATCCTCTTCTTCCCCAGAGGAGTCTTAGTGTACCAGTTCTGGAGAAACACCGGAATCAATCATTAGTCAATCAATAAAACGATCAATCAGGGAAACTGAAGAGTAACTCAAAGTCTGTCTGCTTCCATCACCTGCACAGGTGAGCTCCTGTGACATCACTGCTGATGTGGGTACGACAAAACACACTTTGAACTGCAAGCATCATGAAGAACaaaccagaacctcctcagaacatctggttcttcatctccaggaACTTTATCAATGACTACAGTTCTGCCTTCATGCTGGGAATATTCCCAGAGTTCCATAGAggagggtccagatttatcactttttaatggattttttccatcacttctgagcctcagaacttcatcagtccagcagatagaaccatgacatttaggaggagaaacacatcagAGTTTTGGTAAAAACTGCAACGAagataactaaaaaaaaaaacaactggaaaaTTCCCAGGAAAAGAGACCAAATCACCAACAAAGGGCCAAAATTTCCACAATGAAATCCAAAACTAgcacaaagagaccaaaaatcatcacaaaaagttAAACAGTTACCACAAAAAGGCCCAAActaccacaaacagatgcaaatttccacaaaaagacacaaaagttgGCCAGAAAggtgcaaaaccaccacaaaacaacaccaaatcaccacaaaaataggtaaatacacaacaaaaagacatgaaatttccaacaaaagaagcaaaattacCACCAAAGAACCATccggttcttcatctccagtaactttatcaatgatcagagttctagtTCTAgttctgtgaatatttccagagctCCAGGTTCTTGAAGTCCATGgaagtgggtccagatttaATGGACTTTATCCATCATTTCGGATGCTCAGAACTTTATCAGTTTAGCAGATAGacacatgacatttaggaggaaaatCATCTGAGTTCTGGTTTGGTTCTGGTCTGGTTTAGTTCTGGCCTGTTTGGGACTTGGTAACAGAGAGGAAAGCAGTCTGTCGTTGAGTTACTCGTTAAATAGAACAAACCCAGCGTACCTTGAGggcttcttcctcttcctggaACACCGGGTCGATCTTGGCCAACTGAGGAACGAACTCGGCAGCCGTGAGCGGTCGGCTGGTTTGCATCAGGATGCGACGCTTGGTGAGGACGCTCTGGATGGCCTGGACCATGTGACCTGGGGTGTAGCCATCGGTGATCTTGGCCAGAGAGCTGAGGTCCAGGGCTTGGGTCACCTCACCGCCCTGCTTCTGGATTAGATGCTTCCACAAGACTGAAAGCACACGACCAAACATCTCTTTTCAGTCCgctgaataaaaacagcagaCTGGATGTTGCTCTGGTGTTCTTACTGTATCTGGAGCCGTAGTCCGGTCTTGGGATGAGGATGATCTTGCTGTACATTTTACACAACGACTTAATGTCAGCGCTCAGTGGGTCCTTAGTGGTTCCTATCAACAGAACACGATCCTCTCCTTTGATCAGCTTCAGAGACTTCAGCAGATCTTTCTTCAGCCGCTTTGGATCCAACTGTTGAGACACAATCAGTCAGAATGATCATGAGGATGGATATATACACCAGTAGAACAAGGCGATTCCATCTTTCTCAGCAGTACCTCTTTTTCTTCCTTGGGAACTTTCTTATAGAACATTTTCTCTGCGTCTTCGACCCATATGACTGAAGGCTGCAGCAACCTCGCTACCTGGAAATGGTCATGAAGAAGTGcatttttacttcctgtttcatgtcTCAGCATTGCTTGATCTCCCAATGATTGCATCATCTCTCAGTGGATGAGAGTGTTTCCAGTGATGAACAATCAAAAGCAAATACTTGAGAAAGACTAGACTGAAAAAAGAGAGCCCCTAGCAGAAActccaacaaaacaacaaaattaagtCCATCTGTGATTTCCAGTCAGTCTAACtgatgaacatggttctaaaatgagctgagaacagcagaaccttctcagttctggacctatggactgggtctatctacagtgcctatcataagtattcaccccctttgatggtttacccttttattgctttcataaatgaatcatggtcaataaaatttggctctcttaacacaaaatgttttggaaaaaactctttaatgtcaaagtggaaacagatttctataaagtaatgttaatgaaagaaaattatataaataaaaatcattgtttgcataattattcaccccctttttaatttaatggccTAATTCattagaggtccatcaaattgctgccaatagtctcacaattagtgaaatgaagatcacctgagtggtgtgggtgtgtttcaagtgattgagttgtaaaacagctgtctgaagggtccagagagtggttgatcagtattcctggctaccattacaccatgaagacagaagaacactctaagcaactcagggaaagggttattgagaagtacaattcaggggatggttacaaaaacattttcaaggcactgaacatcccccggagttcagtgaaatcaattatcaagaaatggaaggaatatggcacttgtgtgaatctgcctagatcaggccgccctcgtaaactgagtgacctacAAGTAGGAGAccagtgagagaagccaccaagacccctacaactactctgaaggagttataagcttcagctgctgagatgggagagactgtgcatgtaggaactgctgcccgggttcttcaccggtcaaagctttatgggagagtggcaatgagaaagccactgttgaagaaaagtcagattagatctggactagagtttgccaaaaagcatgtggaagactccatggtcaagtggaagaagattctttggtctgatgagaccaaaattgagctttttggccatcagacaagacgtcatgtttggcggaaaccaaacactgcacatcaccaaaaacacaccatccccactgtgaagcatggtggtggcagcatcatgctgtggggatgtttctcagcaactggacctggaaggcttgtaaagatagagggcagaatgaatgctgcaaaatacactgaaatcctgggggacaatctttttcagtctgcaagagaactacgtcttgggagaagatttattttctagcaagacaatgatccaaaacatactgcaaaagctacacaggaatggttaaaaaagaaccaggtaaatgttctggagtggccgagtcaaagcccagacctcaatcctacagagaatttgtggctggacttgaaaagggctgttcatgcccgatacccgcgcaacctgacagagcttgagcagttttgcaaagaacaATGGagtaaaattgcagtgggcagatgtgcaagactgactgagacctatccacacagactcactgctgtgattgcagccaaaggtgcatctactaaatactgacttgaagggggtgaataattatgcaattattttcattgatgtaattttctttcattaacattactttatagaaatctgttttcacattgacatttaagagtttttttccaatattttttttgttaaaaaagctcaattttattgaccatgattgatttatgaaagcaataaaagggtaaaacatcaaagggggtgaatacttatgataggcactgtatgtcTCTATCATGGCTTCACATGGAAAACAAGTGAACAGAGGAAGTGAAACATCTGACTGAGAGACtcgacaaagatggaaaaaggtCCAGGAAGATCAGTGAGCAAGTAAAAGccagtgaagcacagagtcagcaggaatcaggaggtccagaaggagtcatagtactactaatcaggaggtctagaaggagtcatagtactactaatcaggaggtctagaaggagtcatagtactactaatcaggaggtctagaaggagtcatagtaccactaatcaggaggtcttgaaggagtcatagtagcactaatcaggaggtctagaaggagtcattgtatcactaatcaggaggtgtagaaagAGTCACAGTACCACAAATTagagctcctaaaatgactccacagacggtgaactactttctccatccagcAGCTTCAGACTTGGCTCAGGGGTTCTCAATGGAAAtcagtgtgaagctcagacagtgtgaagaaaccttcagaacatcaacctctatgtcAGATCTGTGGCTGTTTATGAAAggatttgttctgtttcctgtctgtggGAATAAATTCCTTTGGCTGTTATATGTTCTTAACATGTGAGAGACGAAGCAGATCAGATGCTTGAAATAAGACATTTGGACATTGACAAAGCAGCTTTgttctttctgcttctgttaGTTCTAGTTACCAGCAGAAAGTAATTCAGAACTTAAGTTGAAATATGTTGTCGGGTGTTCTTGTACCTTGAACACCAGGTGGAGCATCATGGCCAAGCCGCTCTTTCCAGGATACTTTCCTGCTGTGTTCAGAGGCGACAGATCAAACATGGTGGATCCCGTCTCCTGACAGACTGCATGAACCAGCATCTTCTTCCCGACGCCTGAAGGTCCGACCAGCAGCATGGCCTTCACCAGAGGAGCCTTCTCATGCACTGGCTGAGAGCCTGCAGACAGAACACTTCTTCTTCTCAGACCACGACACTTCCAGCTAATTCTAAATATGGGCTGAATGTCGTCATACCCAACGGCAGAACTGCGTACAGCGACAGGACTTGTCGCACATCTGATAATGACGGCATTGGCTCGATGTCGTTTTGCCTCATTGTGGTTCCAAGATAGCTGTAGTCACCTGGGAGGCAGCAGATGGTTTCATTAGTTGTGATTTACTAGCAGCACTTTAAAATCTAGTTTCACCTGCATCAACGGTCACAAAACTTCTGAGGTAAATCTTCAtataatatttagtttttgttgacactGTTATTTCAactgtgtggtcattttggaaaacaaaCTTTGGATTCTGTTCTGACTGTTTGGCAAAATACTGgatagaaaaacagaaacagctgaCAGAAACCTGGTTCTTTGAGCATCTTCTAGCAAAATACAGCTTCTTATATGATCTTCATAGTCACAACATTGACTTCACAGCCTTCCAACACCACCGTGTCTTCATCAGAGGCAAACCAACATATTCAACCTAAAGCTGgctgaacatccatccatccatccatccatccatccatccatccatccatccatccatccatccatccatccatccatccatccatccatccatccatccatccatccatccatccatccatccatccatccatccatcactttTGTCGTCTTACAGCGCTTAGCATGGTAAAGTATAGAGCTaacaaatttaaagaaacaacaaagaacCCTGTGAGCAAATCTATCGGATGATAGATCCGATGTCACACCTCAACACCAGgtgaaaacaggaaacagaactTCCTTAAAGCTACAGAGACAAGATGgttcttttaaatcacaaatAGAACAGACTCTCTTACAGTTAGAATACAAATAGTACAGTCCAGCTGAAATATCTACTAATGTTGGCTCAGCACGACGAATTCAGATCTCCAATAATGCCAAAGGTCTCTACTGTTTTAAAACTGTGTGTCTCAGAAAGGaggatgttttctgtctgccAGAACTTCAAAGATACTGAAGAGTCTCGGTTTGCCTGAATATACTGTTATGTTTTGTGTACATATTACTGTCTCATGTTCAGGTATGTCGATCTTTAATGCTCTGTTGTCTGTTCAGAATGTTCTGCTTTCTGACAGATTGTGGAACCTCCAACCTCCGGATCTATCAACCAAGAGACGTTCAACCAACTATCCAAAGACAACGGTGCGCCTGGTTTAGGTTGAATTTCAGCTGGTTTGTCTTTGTTCCTGTTGACCCTGATGAAGACGCTGGTTGGAACGTTCCTTCAGTTTTCAGTAATCTGTCCTAGTTACTAGTTACTAACCTTTGTGTTGAACTGTGagtgtacactaccgttcaaacgtTTGGTTTCACTTAGAAACATCcttatttgtgaaagaaaagcagttttttcaatgaatataacatggaatgaatgataaatccagtgtagacattgttaatgtggtaaaagactattgtagctgtaaacgtctgattcttaatggaatatctccataggggtacagaggaacatttccagcaaccatcactcctgtgttctaatgctacattgcgttagctaatggtgctgaaaggctcattgatgattagaaaacccttgtgcagttatcttagcacatggataaaagtgggagttttactggaaaacacggaattgtctggatgactccaAATGTTTTAACAGGAGTATATATTTTTAGTGTACTTTGACTAtggtttactgtatttttactatattattactgtattttttgctatatttttacagtatctTTTAATATATGGGTTGCTCAGTggagcagtggttagcactttcgccttgcagcaagaagatcccggttcaaattcCAGCCTGgggctgggatctttctgcatggagtttgcatgttctccctgtacatgcgtgggttttctccgggtactccggcttcctcccacagtccaaaaatatgctgaggttaatcggttactctaaattgcccgtaggtgtgattgtgtgtctgtatatgtagccctgtgacagactggtgacctgtccagggtgtcccctgccttcacccgagtcagctgggatagactccagcaccccccatgaccctagtgaggataaagcagtgtatcttttaatatattttactatattttttctgtatttttattgtattttttctatatttatattccttttttaaaggaaaatctaGAATtgtctaagtgactccaaacttttgaaaagtaGTATATATTTTTAGTACATATTGActatattttactatatttttactatgTTATTACTGCatgtttactgtatttttattatatttttattgtatgttaaaatatattttacaatatttttacagtatttttcctGTATGtctactgtatttttactgtattttttctataattttgctgtatctttaaatgtattttgcaatatttttactatatttttgctaaattttcactggatttttacaatgtttttacaatattttttctatatttttgttgtatttttttctacatttatattcccgtttccatggaaaacaagaaattgtctgggtgaccccaaactgtacATCTGACCATTAAGACTGAAAACATCAGATTAGTGTCTTGGCAGTCACaaaccagcagagggcagcacaTCACCACTAAGTCATTTCTTTAAAGCTCACCAGTAATAATGTAGTTGGTGATCAGAGCAAAGTACAATCAGGATTATGAGACCAAATGATTTCTTGAAGTCGACTGTCTGCCTCACCCAGGTAGTCGTGCAGTCGAACACGGTCGGCCTGCTTCAGTAAACCTTGTTCCACCAGCTCCTGGCACAGAGACTCCAGCGTCCTGGTGAGTGTGAATAAATTAGACCTGTCCATTGATCAGCTGATCGGCTTCATACGACTCAATTCTGTCCTGAAACTCACCGATCGGCCGTCAGatccttttcctttttcttcttcttcccacTCTTAGAtgctttcttcttctgctgagTAAAATCCATAGAATTAGCAAACAGCTCGAGTGGTTTCATGTAATCTGTACACATCGTGTTTAACTCTGATACCTTTGCATTCGCTTTAGTTTTACCACCCTTGTCTTTATCCACAGACAGCTTCCACTCAGCCAGCTCTTGTCTCATCTGCTCATCGACCTGGAACAAACACAGAACCATCAGTTTGGTTATACGTGGCCCTGACATCACTTTTAGAACAATGTGTCTGCAGCCAACACCACCTGCTTCTGAATCTCTGCTTCAACCActttcctcttctcttccttGATCAGCTCCACCTCGTGCCTCTGGATGAAGTTTTCAGACTCGTCGCGGGTTTGCCAAAAATCTGAGGACGACAAATGTTCAGTTTGAGTTTTCTTCATGAGAGTGAACTTTTCTCCTTCTACTGCTCTTTAACATTGACCGAGGTCAGTATAATTTGGCTTTCAGACAAGACTGTAAAGaagtgaaaacatattttgaaagaCCTCAGTCATCCTGATGAGCAGCTTAAACTCAGTCAGGTTCCTCAGGGATCCTGAGTGAACAGAACTTATCAGATCCAGACAATAATTCTCagtaggattgaggtctggactctgactccTCAAGAACTTCcaccttgttttcttcaaaccATCTCTGAGGATCTTAGTCTGTTTGCTTCGACTCATCGTCTGGActggatggaaaactgatcttctccacgtctcagttctcttcagactgcatcaagttgtcctccaggatttcattTGCCCTCTACCTTTACCAGCCTTcttggacctgctgctgaggaacattatgatgctgccaccaccgtgcttcacagtggggatgatgtgtttgtgatgatgtttaatgtttggtgtccatcaaacatatcatctagtctgatggccataaagctccatcctggtctcctcagaccaaaaaaccttcttccaggtgtcttcagagccTCCATGtatcttctggtgaactctagtccacatttaattgcagctttttccatcagagtctttctctttgtccccatgaagctttgactggtgaagaacagacaacagttgttggatgaacagtctgaagttggaactccttcagatGAATCATTGGaatcttggtggcctccctcactagtctctttcttctcgGTCTCTCACTctttgaggacgtcctgctctagtcagatttattcatgttccatcttccttccatttcttcatgaactggactccaggagatcttcaggaactttaaatgttcttgtatcatcCTGACTGGtgcttttcaacaacctttCCTTAGAGTTTCTCGGAATGTTCTTCAGTCTTCATGGTGGAGTTCTATCCAAGAACtctgatccaccagagactgAACTTTCCAGATCCATGAGTCTTTATCCTACAATCACTGAGACATTCACAGTTTAAAGGCAGTATATTGAAtgattaaatgaaatgaaaaccttGATAGACAGATTTGCAGTTCTACCATTTCAACAGCTGGTTTAGACATAAATGTGAATTATGAATCTTTTTTAAAGCAAGATCAAGATGTTAACTTTAAATCTGTAGAAAGGCAACAAGCAAACTGTGAACCAGCAGCTATCTTAACcgttttaaatttaaacataCCAACAAATGTTTTGTGTCCTTCTTCCAAATCTGACAGGAAAGCCGACGGCATCATCGTCAACCCGGCCGCCTCCTCCTGCGGCTCAGAACAGATTTATATTGGTTCACTTTGTTCATCATTTGATCACACTTTTAACTAATTTCATTTGCTCCATATTGTTGTTCACTTTAAATGATGTGATATCACCAGATTTTAAATCAGCGACTGATCATTTAAAACAGCTGTGTTCTCTTACCTCCTTATCAACCATCGCTTTGTCCTTcttccctttttctttcttttcctctttcccttttggtttgttgtttgctGCTACTTCTTTTCAGCAAGTTCTTCTATTAACTAGAAAAAATATGGTAGACATGATTCATAGATTAACCGATCCTAAAAGTGTGCAACAAGTAACACCTTTCACTGAGGTTGTATTTTACCTGTTGAGGGTTCTTTTCAGCAAAAATGAGGGCCGAGCCCCCGTCGTCTTCATCTGGGTAGTCTGGAAACACTCCTGTAGCATTACTacgtaaaaaataaacacaaaagcacaaaatatacaaaatccACCGACATCAGTTCtgttaaatgtgtgaaaaagaTTCTAAAAGCAAAGTCTGTGGTTCCTTACCGGCATTCAATGAACCACTGCCGAATTTGCTCTTTCATGGTTTTGCTCATGTCGTGGCCCTCCATGTCTCGTAGCTGGTTTGTaaccacctctatggacttctgGTAAGCTTCCTCATGCTCTTCCTGTTTAACTCGTGTGCAGGCTTCATTGGCCTGAGCAGTGAGTTCTGCTGGGGACGGCTGCTGGTGGTTTGGATCCATAATCTAGCATAAAAGTGATCCCAACATATCGTATCGgttaaaaatctgttgtttgtTGCAGGTCctcagaaaaacaagacaatcaaGGACAGGAACATGAATAGTTGGAGGGAAAAAACAGATCAAATGGCTTCTTATGATACAGATATAAACTGTAGTTGctcctgggcctgggatctttctgtatggagtctccatgttctctttgctgggttttctccaggttctccagcttcctcccacagtccaaaaacatgccaaGGTTCATTGTTAACTTTAAACTGACTGTGTAGGTCTGAATGGGAGCAtgattgtctctatatgtagccctgtgatagattatgtatagatgatggatggatggatggatggatggatgaatggatggatgacagatggatggatggatggatggatgaatggatggacggatggatgacagatggatggatggatgaatggatggatggatgacagatggatgaatgaatggatggatggatgacagatggatggatgaatggatggatggacagatggatggatgacagatggatggatggatgatgacagatggatggatggatgacagatggatggatgacagatgtatgacagatggatgaatggatgacggatggatgacagatggatgaatggatgacagatggatggatggatgatggatggatgacagatggatggatggatggatggatggatggatgaatggatggacggatggatgacagatggatggatgg
This region of Acanthochromis polyacanthus isolate Apoly-LR-REF ecotype Palm Island chromosome 4, KAUST_Apoly_ChrSc, whole genome shotgun sequence genomic DNA includes:
- the LOC110961463 gene encoding LOW QUALITY PROTEIN: dynein regulatory complex protein 11-like (The sequence of the model RefSeq protein was modified relative to this genomic sequence to represent the inferred CDS: inserted 1 base in 1 codon; substituted 2 bases at 2 genomic stop codons), encoding MSQRTYFQLWADAQVELRHLLDEELPAEPRRPEKDRVVFFQRLATFYVRYIRTLRQLEEAYDLMVHPQKRRLVRRILDSVMGRVLELKNEMVETESLEYHYMDDVLHDMKLTPAELEIPIPRYFSEHSKEVQQRKAMVADLLKMVEMNESPEPLTVKRMSPEKAVRLVQLAERARQGRLRAKLSMECRNMNRMYRTKDSGAADMELAATCIQTVWRSFLTRRRTKAERQEEMIFLGXIMDPNHQQPSPAELTAQANEACTRVKQEEHEEAYQKSIEVVTNQLRDMEGHDMSKTMKEQIRQWFIECRNATGVFPDYPDEDDGGSALIFAEKNPQQLIEELAEKKXQQTTNXKGKEEKKEKGKKDKAMVDKEEEAAGLTMMPSAFLSDLEEGHKTFVDFWQTRDESENFIQRHEVELIKEEKRKVVEAEIQKQVDEQMRQELAEWKLSVDKDKGGKTKANAKKKKASKSGKKKKKEKDLTADRTLESLCQELVEQGLLKQADRVRLHDYLGDYSYLGTTMRQNDIEPMPSLSDVRQVLSLYAVLPLGSQPVHEKAPLVKAMLLVGPSGVGKKMLVHAVCQETGSTMFDLSPLNTAGKYPGKSGLAMMLHLVFKVARLLQPSVIWVEDAEKMFYKKVPKEEKELDPKRLKKDLLKSLKLIKGEDRVLLIGTTKDPLSADIKSLCKMYSKIILIPRPDYGSRYILWKHLIQKQGGEVTQALDLSSLAKITDGYTPGHMVQAIQSVLTKRRILMQTSRPLTAAEFVPQLAKIDPVFQEEEEALKNWYTKTPLGKKRIKAATGKEEEEAGKGKTAKTKRKKKKK